In Thalassophryne amazonica chromosome 14, fThaAma1.1, whole genome shotgun sequence, one DNA window encodes the following:
- the umps gene encoding uridine 5'-monophosphate synthase — protein sequence MADTCIDSVILKLYEANVVKFGEYKLKSGLISPIYVDLRVLVSHPSLMKQVSGLMYQRAQDEELKFDSVCGVPYTALPLATIICATNELPMLIRRKEAKDYGTKKMLEGSFSEGDTCLVIEDTVTSGSSILETADLLHKHGLQVTDAIVLIDREQGAVDMLASRGIKLHPVISMFKLLNVLQAAECIDAQTSQNVRKFILDNNKFSLRKHGCSDVLAAKQPRIDQNEELSYAARAALPNIHPLASKLLKIMDEKHSNLCLSADVTSTNELLQLVDSLGPKICMLKTHVDILKDYNAAFNQTLQALAEQHNFLIFEDRKFADIGNTVKHQYEGGMYQISSWSHIVNAHVVPGPGVVKGLSVVGKPLDRGCLLIAQMSCEGSLATGDYTKAALKMAEDQSDFVIGFICGSKVSNRPEFLHMTPGVQMQTGGDSLCQQYSSPEEVIFNRGSDIIIVGRGILEAPDRLMAAETYKKSGWDAYMKRLGQTGQ from the exons ATGGCCGATACATGTATTGATAGTGTAATTCTGAAGCTGTACGAAGCAAATGTGGTTAAATTTGGAGAGTACAAACTGAAGAGCGGCCTAATAAGTCCTATTTACGTCGACTTGAGGGTTTTGGTGTCTCACCCGTCGCTCATGAAGCAG GTGTCAGGTCTGATGTACCAGCGGGCACAGGACGAAGAACTGAAGTTTGACTCCGTGTGTGGCGTTCCATACACAGCACTGCCGCTAGCTACAATTATCTGTGCTACGAATGAATTGCCCATGCTCATCAGGCGAAAGGAGGCCAAAGACTATG GAACTAAGAAAATGTTGGAGGGCTCGTTTTCTGAAGGTGATACCTGTTTGGTCATTGAGGACACGGTGACCAGCGGTTCCAGCATTCTGGAGACTGCAGACCTGCTACACAAGCATGGACTTCAG GTGACAGATGCCATAGTACTAATTGATCGGGAGCAAGGTGCTGTTGACATGTTGGCGTCTCGAGGAATTAAGCTTCATCCGGTCATCTCCATGTTTAAACTGCTCAACGTGCTGCAAGCAGCTGAATGCATCGATGCCCAAACCTCACAGAATGTCCGCAAGTTCATCTTGGACAATAACAAATTCAG CCTGAGGAAACATGGCTGCAGTGATGTTCTTGCTGCCAAACAACCACGTATAGATCAGAATGAGGAGCTGAGCTACGCAGCCAGAGCCGCGCTGCCAA ACATTCACCCTTTGGCATCAAAGCTGCTGAAGATCATGGATGAGAAGCACTCGAACCTTTGTTTGTCTGCTGATGTGACCAGTACTAATGAGCTGCTCCAGCTAGTGGACAGTTTAGGTCCAAAGATCTGCATGTTAAAGACTCATGTCGACATACTAAAG GACTATAATGCAGCATTCAACCAGACACTGCAGGCTTTGGCTGAGCAGCACAACTTCCTCATCTTTGAAGATCGCAAGTTTGCGGACATTGGAAACACGGTTAAGCACCAGTATGAAG GTGGCATGTACCAGATCTCCTCGTGGTCACACATTGTAAACGCTCATGTGGTGCCTGGGCCTGGAGTGGTGAAGGGTCTGAGTGTTGTCGGAAAGCCTTTGGACCGAGGCTGCTTGCTCATAGCACAGATGAGCTGTGAAGGCTCGCTGGCCACTGGGGATTACACAAAGGCAGCA CTGAAGATGGCAGAGGATCAGTCTGACTTTGTGATCGGCTTTATCTGTGGCTCTAAGGTCAGCAACAGACCAGAGTTCCTTCACATGACTCCTGGAGTACAGATGCAGACTGGAG GAGATTCATTGTGCCAGCAGTACAGCAGCCCAGAGGAAGTTATTTTTAACAGAGGTTCTGACATCATCATCGTTGGTCGTGGTATCTTAGAAGCCCCTGACAGGCTGATGGCTGCTGAGACATACAAGAAGTCTGGCTGGGACGCTTACATGAAAAGACTGGGCCAGACTGGCCAGTAA